The Limisphaerales bacterium genome includes a region encoding these proteins:
- the ftsA gene encoding cell division protein FtsA, translating into MFDRSEIIVGLEIGTTKVCAVVGEADAEGALQIIGVGTELTRGAVRKGEIVNRDLAEEAIRGALAAAEESADVELRRVYLSVTGSHIEGNNYHGVHPIASVDREIEEEDLTAVARKARPQLTEGREVLHALCQGYRVDGQGGVDNPLGRFASRLEVDVHVISGQITRLQNPVYAVKGLGLQVEDLVFAGRSSARAALSPEQCEQGALLIDLGAGTTEYVVYHNRSLRHSHVIAVGGEHVSNDISVGLKLSNARAEELKLKHGAAMLDPAAHGQTHDFVSDVGLCNRTVSISHLHQIVHARLEELLLLIRDDLAREGLLAHLRAGVVLTGGGARMPAMERLAAHVFQMPAQTARASLGSGPSSILDEPECSTALGLVKLGAQQRATGRQSRTGVFNWLAGKLVGS; encoded by the coding sequence ATGTTTGATCGATCAGAAATAATTGTGGGTTTGGAAATTGGGACCACCAAGGTTTGCGCTGTGGTGGGTGAGGCCGATGCCGAGGGCGCGTTGCAAATCATTGGCGTGGGAACCGAACTCACCCGGGGTGCGGTGCGCAAGGGCGAGATCGTGAATCGGGACCTGGCCGAAGAGGCAATCCGCGGGGCGCTGGCGGCTGCTGAAGAAAGTGCGGATGTGGAATTGCGCAGGGTTTATTTGTCAGTTACCGGCAGTCATATCGAAGGCAATAATTATCATGGCGTGCATCCGATTGCTTCGGTTGATCGGGAAATCGAAGAGGAAGATCTCACAGCAGTGGCACGCAAAGCGCGGCCGCAATTAACCGAGGGGCGTGAGGTGTTGCATGCGTTATGTCAGGGATATCGAGTGGATGGGCAGGGCGGGGTGGACAATCCATTAGGCCGGTTTGCATCGCGTTTGGAAGTGGATGTGCATGTGATCAGCGGCCAAATCACTCGGTTACAAAACCCTGTGTATGCAGTGAAAGGGCTGGGATTACAGGTTGAAGATCTGGTTTTTGCCGGCCGATCCTCAGCCCGCGCTGCATTATCACCCGAGCAATGTGAGCAGGGAGCGCTGCTCATCGATCTCGGCGCAGGCACCACGGAATATGTGGTTTATCATAACCGATCGTTGCGCCATAGCCATGTGATTGCCGTGGGGGGGGAGCACGTTTCCAACGATATTTCCGTGGGCCTCAAACTATCTAATGCGCGTGCGGAGGAACTCAAACTCAAACACGGTGCGGCAATGCTCGATCCCGCCGCACACGGACAAACCCATGATTTTGTCAGCGATGTCGGACTCTGTAACCGCACCGTGAGCATCAGTCATTTACACCAGATCGTGCACGCGCGCCTGGAGGAATTGCTGCTCCTCATCCGTGATGATCTTGCCCGCGAAGGCCTCTTGGCGCATCTGCGCGCCGGGGTAGTGCTTACCGGGGGAGGGGCGCGTATGCCGGCGATGGAACGTCTGGCTGCACATGTATTTCAAATGCCAGCGCAAACAGCCCGCGCATCGCTGGGGAGTGGGCCGAGTAGTATTCTCGATGAACCTGAGTGCAGCACCGCGCTGGGGCTCGTGAAACTGGGCGCGCAACAACGCGCCACCGGGCGTCAATCGCGGACCGGGGTGTTCAACTGGTTGGCGGGTAAATTGGTGGGAAGTTAA
- a CDS encoding D-alanine--D-alanine ligase, with translation MAGGPGAEREVSLRSGMAVCKALRAKGHDVKEIDPLEKDWNLPPDTEVVFLALHGEYGEDGQVQTRLESLGIPYTGSGPEGSRVAFDKELTKQVFEQNKIPTPRWTMLRTPNAPVPEHLGKGWVLKPPRQGSSVGLNIVETPDLWSAALAVAGSYGGAVLCEELIRGREITVGILGDAALPIVEVRPKSGAYDYRNKYTVGATDYFCPADLPDDTAGLVTEISLKSFKAVGATEFGRVDLMLDEALNPYVLEVNTLPGLTETSLLPKAAEVNGMKFPELCEQMVGLAMQHHVG, from the coding sequence ATGGCCGGAGGGCCAGGCGCGGAACGGGAGGTTTCATTGCGTTCGGGCATGGCCGTGTGCAAGGCATTACGCGCGAAGGGGCATGACGTGAAGGAAATCGATCCGTTGGAAAAAGACTGGAATCTTCCCCCCGACACGGAGGTGGTTTTTTTGGCATTACACGGCGAATACGGCGAGGACGGTCAGGTGCAAACCCGGCTCGAATCATTGGGCATTCCTTACACCGGCAGCGGGCCTGAAGGCAGTCGCGTGGCGTTTGACAAAGAATTAACAAAACAGGTGTTTGAGCAAAACAAAATCCCCACGCCGCGCTGGACAATGCTGCGTACCCCCAATGCGCCCGTGCCCGAACACCTCGGCAAAGGGTGGGTGCTCAAACCGCCACGACAAGGCTCTAGCGTGGGTCTGAACATAGTGGAAACACCCGATCTTTGGAGTGCGGCCTTGGCCGTTGCGGGCAGTTATGGGGGGGCGGTGTTGTGTGAGGAACTCATCCGAGGCCGGGAAATCACGGTGGGTATTCTCGGTGACGCTGCGCTGCCGATCGTCGAAGTCCGGCCCAAAAGCGGAGCATACGATTACCGCAATAAATATACCGTGGGCGCCACGGATTATTTTTGCCCGGCGGATTTACCCGATGACACTGCCGGCCTTGTTACAGAAATTAGCCTCAAATCATTTAAGGCCGTGGGGGCAACAGAATTTGGACGGGTGGATCTGATGCTTGACGAGGCGCTCAATCCGTATGTGCTCGAGGTCAACACTCTGCCTGGTCTTACCGAGACCAGTCTCCTGCCCAAAGCTGCCGAAGTCAACGGGATGAAGTTTCCTGAGTTGTGCGAGCAGATGGTAGGTTTGGCAATGCAACATCATGTGGGGTAG
- a CDS encoding DUF21 domain-containing protein: MEAGLAEVSRLRLRRRAREGNKKAIRLQRYLDQPEDTLWTILVGNTLANLLVLLATLYFLQFLLDVKDPGKLVQWNAMAWVYWALFGVCVLVFYTLCELLPKMVFRKYPNRLCLFLTSIFGIIDTLLGPLVELLRIVSRLLLFTTGGRELQGHLFGSREELRQLMTESGHGLSEDEREMIDRVLDLQKIPVRDLAVSFEDLPLVTTETPIAEVVRNVGVVPYTRMPVWQENDGRRRIAGVVNLRRLIFLPENEWQRPIGHFLESALYQDEDIRLQKLLHLMQRSGQRVVIILDKRKRELGIVSLPDILKVVFGEVKV, from the coding sequence ATGGAAGCGGGATTGGCGGAAGTGAGCCGATTGCGTCTACGCCGACGTGCCCGTGAAGGAAATAAAAAAGCAATTCGGTTGCAACGCTATCTCGATCAACCGGAAGACACGCTTTGGACTATTTTGGTCGGGAACACCCTGGCCAATCTGCTTGTGCTGTTAGCCACCCTTTATTTTTTACAATTTTTGCTGGATGTAAAAGACCCCGGCAAGTTGGTGCAATGGAATGCAATGGCCTGGGTTTATTGGGCTCTCTTTGGCGTGTGTGTGCTGGTCTTTTATACGTTGTGCGAGCTGTTGCCCAAAATGGTTTTTCGCAAATATCCCAACCGATTGTGCTTATTTTTGACGTCGATTTTTGGGATCATCGATACCCTGCTCGGGCCGCTAGTGGAATTACTGCGAATTGTTTCACGCTTGCTGCTTTTCACCACGGGCGGGCGGGAATTGCAAGGTCATCTGTTTGGCAGCCGTGAGGAACTCAGGCAATTGATGACTGAAAGCGGGCATGGGCTTTCGGAAGACGAACGTGAAATGATTGACCGCGTACTCGATTTGCAAAAAATTCCAGTGCGTGATTTAGCAGTGTCCTTCGAGGACTTGCCGCTGGTTACAACTGAAACGCCCATCGCAGAAGTGGTTCGAAATGTCGGCGTGGTGCCCTACACCCGAATGCCCGTTTGGCAGGAAAACGATGGGCGCCGGCGCATCGCGGGTGTTGTCAACCTGCGTCGGCTCATATTTTTGCCGGAAAACGAATGGCAACGACCCATTGGGCATTTTTTGGAATCGGCATTGTATCAGGACGAAGATATTCGTCTGCAAAAACTGCTGCATCTGATGCAACGTTCCGGCCAACGGGTGGTGATCATTCTGGACAAACGCAAACGTGAACTCGGCATCGTGAGCTTACCGGATATTTTGAAGGTCGTCTTCGGGGAGGTGAAAGTCTAA
- a CDS encoding FtsQ-type POTRA domain-containing protein, giving the protein MWGRKRNRRQGRYRLLEVDLPVDKVRRQRVKVFARWAGGVIGLAALFFGVWQGGAWAMRVGFYENDIFTVKTIDVQVRGVIRSDQLEKMAGVRTGENLFRVDLLRIKRDLELTPLIESAAVERVLPDTLRLRIVERRPIAQVVGFRQRHDGQLVRQVYWLDARGVVIPPIAARLTVQKKQPKWLPLIVGIPPAKLLPGRTVDSPAVRSALQLVSRYELSSMAGLAHLRQIDVTNRETLVVVTWQGAHVTLGLNGLDGQLRRWRQIYDLGRQHHRAVSTVDLSIKNNLPVRWVHAPSRPTGG; this is encoded by the coding sequence ATGTGGGGTAGAAAACGAAATCGCCGCCAAGGCCGATACCGGTTGTTGGAAGTGGACCTGCCAGTGGACAAGGTTCGCCGCCAGCGTGTGAAAGTGTTTGCCCGCTGGGCCGGGGGGGTGATTGGGTTGGCGGCATTATTTTTCGGCGTGTGGCAGGGCGGCGCATGGGCGATGCGCGTTGGCTTTTATGAAAATGACATTTTCACGGTCAAAACAATCGACGTGCAAGTTCGGGGGGTTATCCGGTCTGATCAATTGGAGAAAATGGCTGGAGTGCGTACCGGCGAAAATTTATTTCGGGTAGATTTGCTGCGCATAAAACGGGATCTCGAGCTGACTCCGCTCATCGAATCGGCAGCTGTGGAACGCGTACTGCCCGACACGCTGCGGTTACGCATCGTGGAGCGACGTCCGATAGCGCAAGTGGTGGGGTTTCGCCAAAGACACGATGGGCAACTCGTGCGGCAGGTTTACTGGCTCGACGCACGCGGCGTGGTGATCCCGCCAATCGCCGCCCGGCTCACCGTGCAAAAAAAACAACCCAAGTGGCTTCCGCTTATCGTCGGAATCCCGCCCGCCAAACTATTGCCCGGCCGTACCGTGGATTCACCTGCGGTGCGCTCGGCATTGCAACTAGTCAGCCGATACGAACTTTCGTCGATGGCCGGCTTGGCCCACTTGCGGCAAATCGATGTGACAAATCGTGAAACGCTGGTTGTTGTCACCTGGCAGGGTGCACACGTGACGCTTGGCCTGAATGGATTGGATGGCCAACTTCGGCGTTGGCGGCAAATTTACGACCTCGGCCGACAACATCATCGCGCCGTGTCCACGGTTGATTTATCCATCAAAAACAATCTTCCCGTGCGCTGGGTGCACGCGCCTTCCCGTCCAACGGGCGGTTGA
- a CDS encoding HlyC/CorC family transporter, translating into MQWYTELALLLLFTGIGFFFALAETALLTLGKWRLRQITAHQPESGVFIRKLLAAPHDLLATMTLVTTLAHAAIIATALAISWKLDKQHFVFVALLLAAGLLLFCEVVPKTLAMRRPQSWAPRVARPLLWLVWFTQPVRFVAQWINRQLLRLVPNSIKPMPELSDEEYSELIELGWQSGTLGISEKEIILNIMRLDRRPVSDLMRPRSQMACIPHNLELPELIASARENQHRRLPMYDESPDTIVGVLNAPRLLADPTVDMVEVIDFPSFVPEEMNLLELLKSFQRYQHNMAIVLDEFGGTVGLVTLEDILNDVVGGLRREGGADEFVMEEIAPGNWRLSGSVWLEDFRREYPQLQRAKGVDTIGGLVASQMDVIPPVGTEVEYSGLKLKITEADGRRVLEVEAQRIGGGR; encoded by the coding sequence ATGCAGTGGTATACTGAACTGGCTTTATTGCTACTTTTTACGGGGATCGGCTTTTTCTTTGCTTTGGCGGAAACGGCGCTGCTCACCTTGGGTAAATGGCGCCTTCGCCAAATCACCGCGCACCAACCTGAAAGCGGTGTTTTTATTCGAAAACTACTCGCCGCCCCGCATGATTTGCTGGCGACAATGACGCTGGTGACCACGCTCGCGCACGCGGCGATTATCGCCACGGCACTGGCCATCAGTTGGAAACTCGACAAACAACACTTTGTCTTCGTCGCTCTTTTGTTGGCAGCGGGATTATTGCTTTTCTGTGAAGTGGTGCCCAAGACATTGGCCATGCGTCGTCCGCAATCCTGGGCGCCGCGTGTGGCTCGTCCTTTGTTGTGGTTGGTTTGGTTCACTCAACCTGTCCGTTTTGTGGCACAATGGATCAATCGACAACTGCTCCGGCTGGTGCCCAACTCCATCAAACCGATGCCGGAACTTTCGGATGAAGAATATAGCGAACTGATCGAACTGGGTTGGCAATCAGGCACATTAGGTATTTCGGAAAAGGAAATTATCCTCAATATCATGCGGTTGGATCGGCGACCGGTGTCAGATTTAATGCGCCCGCGTTCACAGATGGCGTGTATCCCGCACAATCTTGAATTGCCGGAGCTCATAGCTTCTGCACGGGAAAATCAGCATCGGCGATTGCCCATGTACGATGAATCGCCCGACACCATAGTGGGTGTATTAAATGCACCCCGCCTGTTGGCTGATCCGACGGTGGATATGGTGGAGGTGATTGATTTCCCCTCATTTGTTCCAGAAGAAATGAACCTGCTGGAATTGCTAAAAAGTTTTCAACGTTACCAACATAACATGGCGATTGTGCTTGATGAGTTTGGCGGTACAGTCGGGTTGGTCACACTGGAGGATATTCTTAATGACGTGGTCGGTGGACTGCGACGCGAGGGAGGTGCGGATGAATTTGTAATGGAGGAAATTGCTCCGGGCAATTGGCGACTAAGCGGCAGCGTGTGGTTGGAAGATTTTCGCCGTGAATATCCCCAGCTTCAACGCGCGAAAGGGGTGGACACGATCGGCGGTTTGGTTGCTTCCCAAATGGATGTAATCCCGCCGGTCGGCACGGAAGTAGAATATAGTGGATTGAAACTCAAAATCACCGAAGCGGATGGTCGACGCGTGCTGGAGGTGGAAGCTCAACGAATTGGGGGAGGCCGATGA
- the murB gene encoding UDP-N-acetylmuramate dehydrogenase — MNGQTHSKTLRAQLSEASRVAEHELLAKRTTLGVGGPAEIFIEPANEADLALVVRYCKANEVPLFVLGRGSNLLIRDGGIRGVVLSLHQDFFSRLKVRGGELHCGAGARLKHVANAARDAGLGGLEFLEGIPGCIGGALRMNAGAMGAMIFEVVECVRFMGDDGTVEERPAAVMAAEYRSCPLLRDHIALGAVLRGEGADSETVRARMEGFRKHRTSTQPHNRSAGCMFKNPIEKPAGQLVDECGLKGYRVGGASVSELHGNFIINDGQATADEIIALIQHVRAEVLKATGIELQIEVQVVGE, encoded by the coding sequence ATGAACGGCCAAACACATTCCAAAACACTGCGTGCTCAGTTGAGTGAAGCCTCGCGCGTGGCGGAACATGAGCTGTTGGCCAAACGCACCACGCTTGGTGTGGGCGGGCCGGCGGAAATTTTTATTGAGCCTGCGAACGAAGCGGACCTCGCATTGGTGGTACGATACTGTAAGGCAAACGAGGTGCCCCTGTTCGTGCTTGGGCGCGGTTCCAATTTGCTGATTCGGGATGGTGGAATACGAGGGGTGGTGCTGAGTTTGCATCAAGATTTTTTTTCGCGTCTTAAAGTGCGCGGCGGTGAACTGCATTGCGGCGCGGGCGCGCGGTTAAAGCACGTAGCAAATGCCGCGCGTGATGCGGGGCTGGGAGGCTTGGAGTTTCTTGAGGGCATTCCCGGCTGCATTGGAGGTGCGTTGCGGATGAATGCCGGTGCGATGGGCGCGATGATTTTTGAGGTGGTGGAGTGTGTGCGGTTTATGGGTGATGATGGGACAGTCGAGGAACGTCCGGCGGCGGTGATGGCGGCGGAATATCGAAGCTGTCCCCTGCTTCGCGATCACATCGCTCTTGGAGCGGTGCTGCGAGGTGAAGGGGCCGACTCGGAAACGGTACGGGCGCGGATGGAGGGATTTCGCAAACATCGCACATCTACCCAGCCGCATAACCGGAGTGCGGGGTGTATGTTCAAAAATCCGATCGAAAAACCGGCCGGTCAACTCGTGGACGAATGCGGGTTGAAGGGGTACCGCGTGGGAGGTGCAAGCGTTTCGGAGCTGCACGGTAATTTCATTATTAATGACGGCCAAGCTACAGCCGACGAAATCATTGCCCTCATCCAGCACGTGCGTGCGGAGGTGTTAAAGGCAACCGGAATTGAGCTTCAAATTGAGGTGCAAGTCGTCGGCGAATAA